One Ignavibacterium sp. DNA segment encodes these proteins:
- a CDS encoding O-antigen ligase family protein, which translates to MQKLLTAKNIASYLLLTLLLLNFSVAGISNSTVSALILKILSSSILLAVFFIHIRQNNESLLVFLKSKNIKRLSKILLVIVFYLIVTILYSLNPKYGTHKVINILVSIIPNMLVTYYLITSRSREYLSYFLHIIIAGFLFTLLSIIILQPFDHSTVYQFSPLRWSHVFIARTISFLTLIVFLILLTAKEIKKILFYYLIFIIGFSITYLTGLRSAIIGIIIFSAFGFLWQLLRKRITINHLYSVILMIIFLIALVYIAPEQFETGQRLQNLLRIDDGEFGGDGAILSRIQTYTLSLQMIKDKPILGWGLGSFNGFNNLHWTTLQKYPHNIVLELLSETGAVGLLLFMFVCFLILKNLFNNKYLIFNQSLSIRIFLVITFLFSLFMAMFSKDISTQSFLWLFLIFL; encoded by the coding sequence ATGCAAAAATTACTAACTGCAAAAAATATTGCATCCTATCTTTTACTGACACTATTGCTGCTTAATTTCTCTGTTGCAGGGATATCAAATTCCACAGTATCTGCTTTGATACTTAAAATATTATCCTCTTCAATTTTATTGGCGGTCTTTTTTATTCACATCAGACAAAATAATGAATCGTTACTGGTCTTTTTAAAATCAAAAAATATTAAGCGTCTAAGTAAAATTCTTTTGGTTATTGTATTTTATCTTATAGTTACAATACTATACTCTTTAAATCCAAAATACGGTACACACAAAGTGATTAACATACTTGTAAGTATTATCCCAAATATGCTGGTAACATATTATCTCATTACAAGCAGAAGCAGGGAGTATTTGTCATACTTTTTACACATAATTATAGCGGGATTTTTATTCACACTTTTAAGCATTATAATTCTTCAGCCATTTGATCATTCAACTGTATATCAGTTTTCGCCGTTAAGATGGAGCCACGTTTTTATTGCGAGAACGATTTCATTTTTAACATTGATAGTTTTTCTGATTTTGCTGACAGCAAAAGAAATAAAAAAAATATTATTCTACTACCTGATATTTATTATTGGATTTTCGATTACTTATCTCACTGGTTTACGATCTGCTATCATCGGAATAATTATCTTTTCAGCTTTTGGTTTTTTATGGCAACTTTTAAGGAAAAGGATTACTATCAATCATTTATATAGTGTTATTCTGATGATAATATTTTTAATAGCACTTGTATATATTGCACCTGAACAGTTTGAAACAGGGCAGCGTCTTCAGAATTTGTTAAGGATTGATGACGGTGAATTTGGAGGTGATGGCGCAATCTTAAGCAGAATTCAAACTTATACTTTAAGCTTGCAGATGATAAAAGATAAACCAATCCTTGGATGGGGACTTGGATCATTTAATGGATTTAATAATCTTCATTGGACTACATTGCAGAAATATCCGCATAATATTGTTCTGGAACTTCTATCAGAAACAGGTGCCGTAGGTTTGCTGCTATTTATGTTTGTGTGCTTTTTAATTTTGAAAAATTTATTCAACAACAAATATTTAATTTTCAATCAAAGTCTATCAATCAGAATATTCCTGGTTATTACTTTTCTCTTTTCACTTTTTATGGCG
- a CDS encoding UDP-glucuronic acid decarboxylase family protein, which produces MPTAVVTGGSGFLGSHLCDRLIKEGFSVICIDNLLTGSIGNIEHLYSSSKFTFINHDVTNYIHITVDVDYILHFASPASPLDYQQLPIETLKVGSMGTLNALGLAKKKGARFLLASTSEVYGDPLSHPQKEDYWGNVNPIGPRGVYDEAKRFAEALTMAYNRTHNISTCIARIFNTYGPRMRVNDGRAIPAFFIQAINNQPVTIFGDGSQTRSFIYIEDQVEGIIKLLMSDVTEPVNIGNPEEISVKKMAKEIINLTNSSSELVFKDLPVDDPRVRQPDISRAKALLNWQPVISLQKGLQLTYEYFKSFK; this is translated from the coding sequence ATGCCTACTGCAGTAGTAACAGGCGGTTCAGGATTTCTTGGCTCGCATTTATGTGATAGATTAATTAAAGAAGGATTTTCAGTTATCTGTATTGATAATCTGCTTACAGGTAGTATTGGTAACATAGAGCATCTTTATAGTAGCTCTAAGTTCACTTTTATCAATCACGATGTAACAAATTATATTCACATAACTGTTGATGTTGATTATATCCTTCACTTCGCTTCTCCTGCAAGCCCGCTTGATTATCAGCAGCTTCCTATAGAAACTCTTAAAGTCGGTTCAATGGGTACACTAAATGCGCTTGGACTTGCAAAGAAAAAAGGTGCGCGTTTTCTGCTCGCTTCTACTTCTGAAGTTTATGGTGACCCTCTTTCTCATCCACAGAAAGAAGATTACTGGGGAAATGTAAATCCAATTGGTCCACGCGGAGTATATGACGAAGCAAAGCGATTTGCAGAAGCTCTTACAATGGCTTATAACCGCACTCATAACATAAGCACTTGTATTGCACGAATATTTAATACTTACGGTCCACGAATGCGGGTTAATGATGGAAGAGCAATTCCTGCTTTTTTTATACAGGCAATTAACAATCAGCCTGTTACAATCTTTGGTGACGGCAGCCAGACCCGCAGTTTTATTTATATTGAAGATCAGGTGGAAGGTATTATAAAGTTGTTAATGTCTGATGTAACCGAGCCGGTTAATATCGGTAACCCTGAAGAAATTAGTGTTAAAAAAATGGCAAAGGAGATTATCAACCTTACAAATTCATCAAGTGAATTGGTTTTCAAAGATCTACCGGTTGATGATCCGCGTGTTAGACAACCAGATATATCCCGCGCAAAAGCTTTATTGAATTGGCAGCCAGTAATTTCTTTGCAAAAAGGTCTTCAGCTAACCTATGAGTATTTTAAAAGTTTCAAGTGA